TGCGGCCCGGACGCCCGCCGCCGCGCGGCGCAGCGGCAGCGGGAAGCCGTCCGCCGAGCCGACGATCCTGCTCGCCTCGCCGCGCTCCTCGGCCACCCAGTCGTGCCCGAGCAGCATGGTCAGCAGCTCCCACGACTCCTCGGGCCTCAGCGGTTCCACGAACGCCCGGTGCGCGCCCTGACGGGCCACCAGCTCGTCCATCGGGTGCCGGCTGGTGACGATGACCCTGGTGTGCGCACCGCTGGGCAGCAGCGGCCGGACCTGCGCGTAGTCCACCGCGCCGTCCAGCACCACCAGAACGCGCTTGTGCGACACCGCGCCGCGGTACAGCGCGACCTTCTCACCCGGGTCGTCCGGGATGGACGCCGCGGGCACGCCGAGCGCCCGCAGGAACCGGTCCAGCAGCACGGCCGGCGGCACCGGGCGGTCGAAGTCGTCCACCAGGTCGGCGTGCAGCTGCCCGTCCGGGAACCGGTCCAGGCGGCGGTGCGCCCAGCGCAGCGCCAGCGCCGTCTTGCCCACCTCGCCGGGGCTCGACAGCACGACCACGCCGGGCACGTCCGGATCGGCCGCGAGGGCGGCGTCCAGCTCGGCCAGCTCGGTCGACCGACCGGCGAACGGCAGCACCTGGCGCGGCAGCTGGGACGGCGCCACCACCACCTGCGCCTCGGCACGGGCCGGCGCGAGCAGCGCCGGCGCGTCGCGCAGGACCTGCTCGTGCAGCTCCCGCAGCTCCGGACCGGGCTCCAGGCCGATCTGCTCGACCAGCACCCGCCGCGCGTCCTGGTAGGTGCGCAGCGCGTCGGCCCGCCGACCCGACCGGTACTGGGCCAGCATCAGCTGCGCCCGCGCCCGCTCGCGCAGCGGGTGCTCCGCCACCACGGCGGCCAGGTCCTTGCCGACCCGGTGGTGCAGCCCGAGCCGCAGCTCCAGCTCGGCGCACGCCTCCACCGCGTCCAACCGCGCGGACTGCAGCGACACCGCTTCCGCGCGCAGACCGGGCAGGTCCTCGAACGGCACGCCCCGCCACAACCCCAGCGCCTCGCGGTACAGCGCCGCCGCGCCCGCCACGTCACCACTCGCCGCGCGCGGTCGAGCCCGGCCGACCAGCGCGTTGAACCGCAACCAGTCCACCGCGCCCTCGTCCAGCCGCGCCACGTAGCCGGGGCTCGCGGTGTCGATGGCGCGACCCGACTCGCCGAGGGCCCGCCGCAGCCGCGACACGCAGATCGCGATCTGGCCGCGCGCGCTGGCCGGCGGGTCGCCGTGCCACACCGCCTCGATGAGCCGGTCCACGCTGACCACGCGGTTGGCGTCGAACACCAGCCGCGCCAGCACCGCGCGCTCGCGGGGGCCGCCCACCCGCTTCTCCGCGCCGGCGCGCAGGACCCGGATCGGGCCCAGCACGCCGAACTCGGTCGGAGCGGCGGTCAACGCGACCGCGCCAGGTGCTTCTCGACCTCGTCGGCGGCGCGCGCCGTGCCGCCCGCCTCCGCGACGGCCTTGCGCATCAGCTCCGACCGGACCGCGGTCTCCTCGTCGCCCAGCACCGACTTGATCGCCTCGACCAGCGCCTCGGGCGTGAGGTCGGCCGGGTCGAGCACGGCGCCCAGGCCCAGGTCGCGGACCCGCCACCCGGTGGGCCGGTCGAGCGCGGAACCCGGCACGCACACCATCGGCGTGCCCGATCGCAGCGCCTCCATCACGGTGCCCATGCCGGCGTGGGTGACGCAGAGCGCCGCGTGCTCCAGCACCGCCACGTGCGGCACGAAGTCGTGCACCTCGACGTTGGGCGGCAGGTCGCCGAGCGAGGCGCGGTCCACCCCGCCGCCGGTGGTCATCACCGCGTGCCACGGCCGGCCGCGGAACGCCTCGACGCACGTGCGGAAGAAGCCCTCGTCCTCGTTGAACACCGCGCCGAGCGACACCAGCACCACGGGCAGGTCGTCGGCGGGCGGCGTCCACGTGCCGAGGAAGCCGCGGTCGCCGACGCACGGCCCGACGAACGCGAACCGCTCGTCGAAGGTCTCACCCGCGTACTGGAACTCGCGCGGCACGGTGACCAGGCTCAGCGGCGGCACCTCGAACCACACCTCGTGCGGCGCGGCGGCGACCCCGTAGCGGGCGCAGAGCGCGCCGATGCGCGCCATCGTGGCGCCGACCCACTCGGGCATCTCCTTCGGCCGCTCCGCCGCGGGCCGCTCGGCGGCGTCGGACTCGGGGTTGTACATGGCGTTGAGGAACGAGAAGTGCTCGTTGGACGCGAACACCGGGATCACCTGCGCGGCGGGGAGTTCCCAGAGCCGGGCCAGCACCCGGGCCGCGTAGAGCACCGAGGTGTCGTAGACCAGGCAGTCCGGCCGGTCGCCGTCGAGCTCGGCCGTCGCGGTGGCGAGCATGGCCTCGCTCTCGTCGAGCAGCACGCCCATCAGGTAGCCGGGATCGTTGGCCACGAGGGCGAAGTCGGCGTCGCGGTACCGGGACGGGTAGGTCACGGCGGTGGCGCCGGCCTCGGTGACGATCTCCGCCATGCTCGGCGCGGTCAGGTAGGTGACCCGGTGCCCGCGCGCGGCCAGTTCGGTGACCACCGCGAGGTTCGGGATGATGTGCCCGTGATCCGGGTGGCACATGAACAGGAAATGCCGCGACATTTGTCGTCCTCGCCCCGATGGATGTGCTGATATCCGGCGACCACGCCGGGAGCGTGGCCACCGTAGAGCGCTCGGAAGCGGCCTGGACACCCCTAAGCCCCCTATCCCCGCCGCCCCTCGGCGCTCACGCGAACGGACCAGTGGCCGTTCCTCCCCGCGGCCCGCGCCGACCGCCCTGACCTGCAGGTTAGGGGTTACCCCCTAACCGGGGGCCGGACCTAGGCTGGTCGGGAAGCCGACCACCGCGAAAGGGCTGCCGATGGCCACGCTCGTCTGGGACTACTCGCGCGAATACGAATCGGAGCGCAAGGACATACTCGACGCGGTCGAGACGGTGTTCTCCTCCGGCAGGCTCGTCCTCGGGCCGAGCGTGTCGTCCTTCGAGGCGGAGTTCGCCGCCTACCACGGCGTCGCCCACTGCGTCGGCGTGGACAACGGCACGAACGCGATCCGCCTGGCCCTCCAGGCGCTCGGCGTCGGCCGCGGCGACGAGGTGGTCACGGTGTCCAACACCGCCGCGCCGACCGTGCTGGCGATCGACGCCGTCGGCGCCACGCCGGTGTTCGTCGACGTGGACCCGGACACCTACCTGATGGACGTCGCGCAGGTGGCTTCGGTGATCACACCGCGCACGAAGGCCCTGCTGCCCGTGCACCTGTACGGCCAGTGCGTGGACATGGAACCGCTGCGGGAGCTGGCGCAGCGGCACGGCTTGCTGGTCGTGGAGGACTGCGCCCAGGCGCACGGCGCGCGCCACCACGGCCGAGTGGCCGGGTCGATGGGCGACGCCGCCGCGTTCTCCTTCTACCCCACCAAGGTGCTCGGCGCCTACGGCGACGGCGGCGCGACGATCACCAACGACCCGGCGGTGGACGCGAACCTGCGCCGCCACCGCTACTACGGCATGGAGAAGACCTACTACGTCGTGGAGACACCCGGCCACAACTGCCGGCTGGACGAGGTCCAGGCGGAGATCCTGCGCCGCAAGCTCGTCCGCCTGGACGACTACGTCGCGGCGAGGCAGGCGGTGGCCGCGCGGTACGCGGAGGCGCTGGCGGACACCGACCTGGTGCTGCCCACGACCGCGCCGGGCAACACGCACGTGCACTACGTCCACGTGGTGCGCCACCCCCGGCGCGACGACATCCTGGAACGCTTGAAGGCGCACGACATCCACCTGAACATCAGCTACCCGTGGCCGGTGCACACCATGACCGGTTTCGCGCACCTGGGCTACGCCCGGGGCAGCCTGCCGGTGACCGAGCGGGTGGCCGACGAGATCTTCTCGCTGCCGATGTACCCGTCGCTGCCCCAGGACACGCAGGAGCAGGTGGTGGACGCGCTCAAGCAGGTGCTGGCGACGCTCTGACCGGGCCGGGAGCGGGCGGTGACGCCCGTCCCCACCGGGCCCGCCTCACCCGCGCGGGACGAGGCTGCGCAGGCACAGCAGCAGGCTGCGGGCCTGGATGTTGACGTAGAAGCTGTGCCTGAGCAGCTCCTCGTACTGGTGCAGGGTCAGCCACCGGTACTCGGGGTCGTCCGGCGCGACCTCGGCGTCGGTCTCCACGACCAGGTAGCGGTTGCGCGCGCCGAGGAACCGGCCGCCCTCCTCGGACAGCACGGCGTCGAAGCGGATCCTGGTCGAGCCGAGCACGTCGTCCAGGAACCGGGGTCGCACCGGCAGGTGGTCGTGCGCCTCCGGCACGCACTGCACGGTGGGCGCCAGCTCGGTCACGTCGGCGTAGCCCGCCTCGGTGCGCGCGTGGGTGAGCACGTGCAGCACTCCCCCGATCTCCTTGACCAGGAACGCGATCACGCCCGTGCCGACCGGTTCGATCATCGGCTGGGACCAGCTGCCGACCTCGCGCCCGCCCGCCCGCACGTCCACGCCCACGACGGTGAAGAACCCGCCGCCGCGGTGCGCGATGACGCCGTCCTCGCGGGTCCAGTCCGACAGCCCGGCCAGCGGGCCGAGGGCGACCCGGAGGTCGGTGCGCGTGCGCACCTCGGTGATCCAGCTCAGCACGTCCCCGATGGTGTGCACGCCGGGCGTGGCCGGGTCGGCGGACCGGACCAGGGCCTCGCTGAACGGGTCGGCCGCCGCGCGGGCCAGGGCCGCGCCGCCGCCGGGCAGGCAGGCCAGCACCGTGCGGGCGTCCATGTTCACCAGGTCCGGCACGGTCATCAGGTCGGCGATCTCGCCGAGGGTGAACCAGCGGAACCCCTCGCGCACCTCGACCTCGCCGTCGACCTCGACCACCATGTTGCGGTTGCGCTTGCGGTAGAACCACGCGCCCTGCTCGGACTGCCGGATGTCCACCAGGACGTGGTGGCCGGAGGTGTCGCGGAAGTGCTCCAGGTACGGGATGGGCTTGCCCTGGTGCACGCGGGTGTAGTTGCTGCGGGTGGCCTGCACGGTCGGCGACAGCTGCAGGCCGTTGGGGTTGCCCGGCTCGTGCTTGGCCTGCATGAGGCAGTGCAGCACGCCGTCGACCTCGCGGACCAGGATCCCCAGGATGCCGATCTCCGGCTGGTTGATGATCGGTTGGGACCACCGCGGCACGGGCGCGCCGGGCAGTTCGACGGCCAGCGACTCGACGCTGAAGAACCGGCCGGTGTGGTGGCGCAGGTTGCCGGTGCCCGGTTCGGTGAGCCAGCCCGCGAGGCCGTCCAGCGGCGCGCGCTCGACGTGCATCCAGCTGCGCTCGGCGGTGCGGGCGAGCCAGGCGTGCACGGCGTCGGCGTCGCGGGCGGCGAGCATCGACTCGGCCAGGCGCACCTGGGTGGGACGACGGGTGGGCGCGGTCACCTGGTGTGCTCCCCTCGGCTCAGGCGGTGTGTGCCGGCAGCAGTCCGGTGCTCCGCGCGAGGGCCAGGCCCGGCGCGGCGCGGTCGCGTTCGGACAGCACGGCGTCGGCCGGCACCGGCAGCGCCAGGTCCGGGTCCAGGAGGGACACCGCCAGCTCGTCGGCGGGCTCGTAGGCACGCGACAGCAGGTAGTGCACGGTGGAGTGGTCGTCCAGCGCGAGGAACGCGTGGCCGAGGCCCGGTGGGAGGTAGACGGCGCGGAAGCCGTCGCCCGACAGCTCGACGGAGTCCCACTCGCCGAAGGTCGGCGAGCCGACCCGCAGGTCCACCACGATGTCCAGCACGCGCCCGCGCGAGCAGGTCACGTACTTCGCGCAACCCGGCGCCGTGCGGGCGTAGTGCACGCCGCGGGCGACCCCTCGGCGGGACACGCTGGCGCTGGCCTGGGCCACGGCGAACAGCGGCGCGCCGACCGCCTCGGCGAACACCTCGTGCTGGAACGGGGAGACGAACAGGCCGCGGTCGTCCGGGAACACCTCGGGCTCGAACTCCCAAGCCCCACCGACCGAGAGTGCGCGGGCTTTCATCGACGACCTCCGTCTCAGGGCGGTGATCAGCGTGCAGCGGCCCGGACCACGCGGTCAACCAGCTTAGGGGAACCCCTACCGGAGGTTAGGGGTGTCCGCCCGAGATCCGTCCACTGAGGACTGGACCAGGTGGGCGACGGTCCTCGACACCGCGTCGGCCAGCGGAACGCGGGCCCGCCACCCGGTGGCCAGGGTGAGGGCGGCCGGGTCGGCGACGAGGCTGCGGAAGTCCGACGCGGTGGCGTGCGGCGGTGGCGGCACCGACCGCACCGGCACGGCCGGGCGGCCGGTGTGCTCCGCGACGGTGGCGGCGACGAGCTCGAACAACGCGCGCACCGCGACCCCGGCGCCCGAGCCGACGAGCCACGCCCGCCCGGCCAGCCGGTCGGGGTGCGCCACGGCCGCCGCGAACGCCTCGGCGACGTCCTCGACGAACACCAGGTCGCGTTCCATGTCCCCCGCACCCCACACGGTCAGCGGCTCGCCGGCCAGCGCGCGCCGCGCCATCGCGGTCACCACGCCCCGGTCCGGGGAGCCGGTGGAGGGGCCGAACACGGTGGGCAGCCTCAAGGAGCAGCCGCCCGCGTCGAGCACCAGCCGTTCGGCGGCGCACTTCTGCCGGTCGTACTCCGACTCGGGGCGGTCGGTCTCGGCGCCGTCGATCCGCTCCGGCGCGCCCGGCCCCACCTGCGAGGTGGAGCCGGCGAACACGACGGTCCCCCGGGCCGCGGCCACCGCGTCGGCGACGACGCCGACGTTGACCCGGGCGGCGTCGGCCGCGCCGCCGTCGGCGACCCGCCAGGTGCCGCCGCCGGTGAACAGCACCAGCGGCAGCACCACGTCCGCGCCCGCGACCGCGGCGGCCACCGCGCCGGGCTCGGCCAGGTCGGCGGCGACGACCTCGGCCGGGAACGGCGGCACGCCGGGGTCGCGTGCCACCACCCGCACCCGCGCGCCCCGCGCCGCCAGCCGCGCGGACACCGCGGAACCCACGAACCCCGAGCCGCCGAGCACCACGACGCGCGTGCCGGCCAGTTCCCGCGGCACGCTCACACCACGTGGACGTCGGGCACGTACAGGATCCACTTGCCGCCCGCCTCGCGGAACGCCTCCTCCTTGGCCATGATCTCCGCGGCGTGGTTCCAGGCGAACAGCAGCGCGTAGCCGGGGTAGGGGTCGGC
This genomic window from Saccharothrix sp. HUAS TT1 contains:
- a CDS encoding BTAD domain-containing putative transcriptional regulator encodes the protein MTAAPTEFGVLGPIRVLRAGAEKRVGGPRERAVLARLVFDANRVVSVDRLIEAVWHGDPPASARGQIAICVSRLRRALGESGRAIDTASPGYVARLDEGAVDWLRFNALVGRARPRAASGDVAGAAALYREALGLWRGVPFEDLPGLRAEAVSLQSARLDAVEACAELELRLGLHHRVGKDLAAVVAEHPLRERARAQLMLAQYRSGRRADALRTYQDARRVLVEQIGLEPGPELRELHEQVLRDAPALLAPARAEAQVVVAPSQLPRQVLPFAGRSTELAELDAALAADPDVPGVVVLSSPGEVGKTALALRWAHRRLDRFPDGQLHADLVDDFDRPVPPAVLLDRFLRALGVPAASIPDDPGEKVALYRGAVSHKRVLVVLDGAVDYAQVRPLLPSGAHTRVIVTSRHPMDELVARQGAHRAFVEPLRPEESWELLTMLLGHDWVAEERGEASRIVGSADGFPLPLRRAAAGVRAAPHRPDRRWLTGVPA
- a CDS encoding macrolide family glycosyltransferase codes for the protein MSRHFLFMCHPDHGHIIPNLAVVTELAARGHRVTYLTAPSMAEIVTEAGATAVTYPSRYRDADFALVANDPGYLMGVLLDESEAMLATATAELDGDRPDCLVYDTSVLYAARVLARLWELPAAQVIPVFASNEHFSFLNAMYNPESDAAERPAAERPKEMPEWVGATMARIGALCARYGVAAAPHEVWFEVPPLSLVTVPREFQYAGETFDERFAFVGPCVGDRGFLGTWTPPADDLPVVLVSLGAVFNEDEGFFRTCVEAFRGRPWHAVMTTGGGVDRASLGDLPPNVEVHDFVPHVAVLEHAALCVTHAGMGTVMEALRSGTPMVCVPGSALDRPTGWRVRDLGLGAVLDPADLTPEALVEAIKSVLGDEETAVRSELMRKAVAEAGGTARAADEVEKHLARSR
- a CDS encoding DegT/DnrJ/EryC1/StrS family aminotransferase, with the protein product MATLVWDYSREYESERKDILDAVETVFSSGRLVLGPSVSSFEAEFAAYHGVAHCVGVDNGTNAIRLALQALGVGRGDEVVTVSNTAAPTVLAIDAVGATPVFVDVDPDTYLMDVAQVASVITPRTKALLPVHLYGQCVDMEPLRELAQRHGLLVVEDCAQAHGARHHGRVAGSMGDAAAFSFYPTKVLGAYGDGGATITNDPAVDANLRRHRYYGMEKTYYVVETPGHNCRLDEVQAEILRRKLVRLDDYVAARQAVAARYAEALADTDLVLPTTAPGNTHVHYVHVVRHPRRDDILERLKAHDIHLNISYPWPVHTMTGFAHLGYARGSLPVTERVADEIFSLPMYPSLPQDTQEQVVDALKQVLATL
- a CDS encoding NDP-hexose 2,3-dehydratase family protein — protein: MTAPTRRPTQVRLAESMLAARDADAVHAWLARTAERSWMHVERAPLDGLAGWLTEPGTGNLRHHTGRFFSVESLAVELPGAPVPRWSQPIINQPEIGILGILVREVDGVLHCLMQAKHEPGNPNGLQLSPTVQATRSNYTRVHQGKPIPYLEHFRDTSGHHVLVDIRQSEQGAWFYRKRNRNMVVEVDGEVEVREGFRWFTLGEIADLMTVPDLVNMDARTVLACLPGGGAALARAAADPFSEALVRSADPATPGVHTIGDVLSWITEVRTRTDLRVALGPLAGLSDWTREDGVIAHRGGGFFTVVGVDVRAGGREVGSWSQPMIEPVGTGVIAFLVKEIGGVLHVLTHARTEAGYADVTELAPTVQCVPEAHDHLPVRPRFLDDVLGSTRIRFDAVLSEEGGRFLGARNRYLVVETDAEVAPDDPEYRWLTLHQYEELLRHSFYVNIQARSLLLCLRSLVPRG
- a CDS encoding dTDP-4-dehydrorhamnose 3,5-epimerase family protein translates to MKARALSVGGAWEFEPEVFPDDRGLFVSPFQHEVFAEAVGAPLFAVAQASASVSRRGVARGVHYARTAPGCAKYVTCSRGRVLDIVVDLRVGSPTFGEWDSVELSGDGFRAVYLPPGLGHAFLALDDHSTVHYLLSRAYEPADELAVSLLDPDLALPVPADAVLSERDRAAPGLALARSTGLLPAHTA
- a CDS encoding NAD-dependent epimerase/dehydratase family protein, translating into MPRELAGTRVVVLGGSGFVGSAVSARLAARGARVRVVARDPGVPPFPAEVVAADLAEPGAVAAAVAGADVVLPLVLFTGGGTWRVADGGAADAARVNVGVVADAVAAARGTVVFAGSTSQVGPGAPERIDGAETDRPESEYDRQKCAAERLVLDAGGCSLRLPTVFGPSTGSPDRGVVTAMARRALAGEPLTVWGAGDMERDLVFVEDVAEAFAAAVAHPDRLAGRAWLVGSGAGVAVRALFELVAATVAEHTGRPAVPVRSVPPPPHATASDFRSLVADPAALTLATGWRARVPLADAVSRTVAHLVQSSVDGSRADTPNLR